The Penicillium oxalicum strain HP7-1 chromosome VI, whole genome shotgun sequence genome window below encodes:
- a CDS encoding putative ATP-dependent RNA helicase prh1, producing MPEKVHTKFGGSDDESAQPPSDTLTPASLGQDVGRKKKRSKKRKHDEVTEGSQVPTDEAATQVTKKDKPSPPVPGSEKRILEDEVVPITEPKPSPAETGLPQSKPKHKSKPPAAKKSLTDTKTNFNSLRERANVLYESRKKLPIFNHADEIRQKLRDQDVMLLVGETGSGKSTQIPQFLVNEFWCRPTPAKIPKEDGSRKAVTVGGCIAITQPRRVAAISLARRVADEMGTPLGSSSPASKVGYSVRFDTSTSPSTRVKFLTEGMLLQEMLHDPWLTKYSAVVVDEVHERGINVDLVVGFLRNLVSGNLHGRGGVPLKVVVMSATADMESLMGFFQEGLKEPPQPPAQPSITNGEQKNMELSKTSSRTITACHIKGRQFPVKMVYSPEPVHDFVDAALKIIFQIHYKEPMPGDILVFLTGQETVENLENLVNEYAIGMDPSLPKIQVLPLFAALPQAAQQRVFAPAPPRTRKVVLATNIAETSVTVSGVRYVVDCGKAKVKQFRTRLGLDSLLVKPISKSAAIQRKGRAGREAAGQCFRLYTEKDYLALDETNTPEILRCDLTQALLNMKARGVDDIVRFPFLTRPPREALEKALLQLLNIDALQEDGSISEIGLHLAKLPLSPTLGRVLLAASEHGPDCLLDVIDIISCLSVENIFLNTTSEEKKEAAETARRDLYRREGDHLTMLSTVRAYAGENVDRKVWAERHLVSHRAMQSVMDVRKQLRAHCRQAKMLPREERHDHSPDPSPELILQSFLAGFATNTARLVPDGSYRTIVGNQTVAIHPSSVLFGKKVEAILYNEFVFTNRSYARGVSAVQMDWVGEALAGR from the exons ATGCCCGAAAAGGTTCACACCAAGTTTGGTGGATCTGACGATGAATCGGCTCAACCCCCTTCTGACACGTTGACACCAGCTTCATTAGGCCAGGACGTGGGccgcaagaagaagcgcaGCAAGAAGAGGAAACACGACGAAGTTACCGAGGGATCTCAGGTCCCGACAGACGAGGCAGCGACTCAAGTCACGAAAAAAGACAAACCCTCGCCTCCGGTGCCGGGATCAGAGAAAAGGATCTTAGAAGATGAGGTTGTTCCTATAACTGAGCCAAAACCCTCGCCGGCTGAGACGGGGCTTCCCCAATCCAAGCCGAAGCACAAGTCGAAACCCCCGGCCGCAAAGAAGTCCCTCACCGACACGAAAACAAACTTCAATTCGCTGCGCGAGAGAGCCAACGTTCTCTACGAGTCTCGCAAAAAACTGCCCATTTTCAACCATGCCGATGAAATCCGCCAGAAGCTTCGTGACCAGGATGTCATGCTCTTGGTCGGTGAGACCGGTTCCGGAAAGAGTACCCAGATCCCGCAGTTCCTCGTCAACGAATTCTGGTGCCGCCCAACACCTGCAAAGATACCAAAGGAAGATGGTTCACGCAAGGCCGTGACGGTGGGAGGGTGCATTGCAATTACTCAGCCTCGACGAGTTGCCGCCATTTCACTGGCCCGGCGTGTGGCCGACGAAATGGGAACACCGCTGGGATCTTCCTCGCCGGCGAGCAAAGTCGGTTATTCAGTGCGATTTGATACATCTACATCCCCGAGCACGCGGGTGAAGTTTTTGACCGAGGGAATGCTGCTTCAGGAAATGTTGCATGATCCCTGGTTGACCAAGTATAGCgccgtggtggtggatgaggtGCACGAACGCGGTATCAACGTTGATCTGGTCGTGGGTTTCCTCCGGAACCTGGTCTCTGGCAATCTACATGGCCGTGGCGGGGTACCTCTCAAGGTGGTGGTCATGAGTGCTACAGCTGATATGGAGAGTTTGATGGGGTTCTTCCAGGAAGGGTTGAAGGAGCCACCGCAACCCCCGGCTCAACCATCCATCACCAATGGCGAGCAGAAGAACATGGAGCTTTCGAAAACCTCTTCTCGGACAATCACCGCTTGTCATATTAAAGGTCGCCAATTCCCCGTCAAGATGGTCTACTCGCCTGAGCCTGTGCATGACTTTGTCGATGCCGCATTGAAGATCATCTTCCAAATTCACTACAAGGAACCTATGCCCGGCGACATCCTCGTGTTCCTCACTGGTCAAGAAACCGTAGAGAACCTTGAGAACTTGGTGAATGAGTACGCGATTGGCATGGATCCATCCTTGCCGAAGATCCAAGTCCTCCCGCTCTTTGCCGCGCTGCCACAAGCTGCCCAGCAACGCGTCTTTGCCCCCGCTCCGCCTCGAACTCGAAAGGTGGTCCTGGCCACCAACATTGCCGAGACCTCCGTGACGGTCTCTGGAGTTCGGTATGTCGTGGACTgtggcaaggccaaggtgaAGCAATTCCGCACGCGACTTGGCTTGGACTCCCTGCTGGTGAAGCCCATCTCCAAATCCGCCGCCATTCAGCGAAAAGGTCGTGCTGGTCGTGAAGCAGCCGGTCAATGTTTCCGGCTCTACACAGAAAAGGACTATTTGGCCTTGGACGAGACCAACACGCCGGAGATTCTCCGCTGCGATCTCACCCAGGCGCTCCTCAATATGAAGGCCCGCGGCGTAGATGACATTGTGCgctttcccttcttgaccCGGCCCCCGCGAGAAGCCCTGGAGAAGGCTCTCCTTCAGCTGTTGAACATTGATGCGCTCCAGGAGGACGGCAGTATCAGTGAGATCGGTCTCCACCTGGCCAAATTACCTCTGTCCCCCACGCTCGGCCGAGTTCTGTTGGCTGCGTCGGAACATGGGCCTGACTGTCTGCTGGATGTGATCGATATCATCTCCTGCCTCAGTGTTGAGAACATTTTCCTCAACACGACCTccgaggagaaaaaggaggcCGCCGAGACAGCGCGGCGAGATCTCTATCGCCGCGAGGGAGATCATCTCACAATGCTCTCCACGGTCCGCGCATACGCGGGTGAGAACGTGGACCGAAAAGTCTGGGCCGAGCGACACCTCGTGTCGCACCGAGCGATGCAGTCTGTTATG GACGTTCGCAAACAGCTTCGCGCTCACTGCCGCCAGGCGAAGATGCTCCCCCGTGAAGAGCGCCACGACCACTCGCCGGACCCGTCGCCCGAACTGATTCTGCAAAGTTTCCTGGCCGGCTTTGCAACCAACACGGCGCGCCTTGTGCCCGACGGCAGCTACCGCACCATTGTCGGCAATCAGACGGTGGCCATCCACCCATCCAGTGTCCTGTTTGGGAAGAAAGTGGAGGCCATTCTCTACAATGAATTTGTGTTTACGAATCGCAGTTATGCCCGCGGAGTGAGTGCCGTGCAGATGGATTGGGTTGGAGAAGCTTTGGCGGGCAGGTGA